One window from the genome of Salvia splendens isolate huo1 chromosome 9, SspV2, whole genome shotgun sequence encodes:
- the LOC121748648 gene encoding uncharacterized protein LOC121748648, which produces MADSKSYPSSPGKNVKAPNVFERAKEEFEAVVHNGIHRHENHKETHDIDSNTPSGDVKAPNVFERAKEEFEAVLQSGKHWHVHHKETHGMREDIDCNTPTGDVKAPNVFERAKEEIEAIVEAIHPKKDPKSHDSHAYGETRNTPTKSSAESDKSELHSEWKDREKQGKSDDIDDVRGPNVFERAKEEIEALIETIHPKKNSGRPKEDTD; this is translated from the exons ATGGCCGATTCCAAATCGTATCCTTCATCGCCAG GGAAAAATGTGAAGGCGCCAAATGTGTTTGAGAGGGCAAAGGAAGAGTTTGAGGCAGTTGTTCACAATGGGATACACAGGCATGAGAATCACAAGGAGACTCATGATATCGATTCCAACACTCCGAGCGGTGATGTGAAGGCTCCCAATGTGTTTGAGAGGGCAAAGGAGGAGTTTGAGGCAGTTTTGCAGAGTGGGAAACACTGGCATGTGCATCACAAGGAGACTCATGGAATGCGGGAAGATATTGATTGCAACACTCCAACCGGTGACGTGAAGGCTCCCAACGTGTTTGAGAGGGCGAAGGAGGAAATCGAGGCCATTGTGGAGGCTATTCATCCCAAGAAGGATCCAAAGAGTCATGATTCGCACGCATATGGAGAGACGAG GAATACTCCTACGAAGAGCTCTGCAGAATCGGATAAGTCAGAGTTGCATTCAG AATGGAAGGACCGAGAGAAGCAGGGAAAAAGTGATGATATTGATGATGTTAGAGGTCCAAACGTGTTCGAACGAGCAAAAGAAGAAATCGAAGCTCTTATTGAGACCATCCATCCAAAGAAGAATTCAGGTCGCCCCAAGGAAGACACAGattga
- the LOC121748647 gene encoding heat stress transcription factor A-2-like: protein MDLKSPTTAAEIMHSIRKYDLLTPVKLKEEPLIVSHEESEKSLNGPTPFLRKTFEMVDDPATDSVISWTPANNSFIVWDPHRFSTDLLPSHFKHCNFSSFIRQLNTYRFRKIDSDRWEFANEGFEKGKKHLLKHITRRKQKQSWMDASAKYGAEAELESLQKEVLKLRQQQEMTQSYVAAVEKRLRITETKQKQTALFLIKLMENPQLLQLITEKVKKNMRPYGSGQVLKKRRLMDESCDDDSSSSETTRDDFVLWEKLLEDDMIYEDEDEEDDETHKCDILPVECGAQMSGLVELVASIA, encoded by the exons ATGGACCTAAAATCGCCCACCACCGCCGCAGAGATTATGCACAGCATCAGGAAATACGATCTGCTGACGCCTGTCAAGCTCAAGGAGGAGCCTCTCATCGTGTCTCACGAAGAAAGCGAGAAGAGCCTCAATGGCCCCACGCCGTTTCTGAGGAAGACATTTGAGATGGTGGATGATCCCGCCACGGATTCCGTAATTTCCTGGACTCCCGCCAACAACAGCTTCATTGTTTGGGATCCTCACCGGTTTTCCACTGATTTGCTGCCTTCGCACTTCAAACACTGCAATTTTTCTAGCTTCATTCGCCAGCTTAATACCTAT AGGTTTAGGAAGATCGATTCAGACAGATGGGAGTTTGCGAACGAAGGGTTCGAGAAGGGTAAGAAGCATCTGCTGAAGCACATCACGAGGCGAAAGCAGAAACAATCTTGGATGGATGCATCAGCCAAGTACGGGGCGGAGGCAGAGCTCGAGAGTCTGCAAAAGGAGGTGTTGAAGCTAAGGCAGCAGCAAGAGATGACGCAGAGTTACGTGGCAGCTGTTGAGAAGCGTCTTCGTATCACTGAAACAAAGCAGAAACAAACCGCCCTCTTCTTGATCAAGCTAATGGAGAATCCTCAGCTTCTTCAGCTCATCACTGAGAAGGTGAAGAAGAATATGAGGCCATATGGAAGTGGACAGGTCTTGAAAAAGAGGAGGCTGATGGACGAGAGCTGTGATGATGACTCGAGCTCCTCGGAGACTACTCGAGATGATTTTGTCCTGTGGGAGAAACTATTGGAGGATGACATGATATATGAggacgaggacgaggaggatgaTGAGACACACAAATGTGATATTTTGCCCGTGGAATGTGGGGCACAGATGAGCGGCCTCGTCGAGCTAGTGGCATCGATTGCTTAG